One Synergistota bacterium genomic window, CCAACCAAAGGCTATAAGGGCAATCATAACCTTATCAAGTCCCCTGCCAAGGATCGTCGTCAAAACCATAGCCGCCACGAGAAATGGAAAGGCCATAAATATATCCGTTATCCTCATCAGCGTCTCCTCAATCCATCCGCCGTAATAGCCAGCTATCGATCCTATTATTACCCCGATAAGCGCTGAAAAACCTACCGTTATCAGTCCCACCTTAAAGGCAGTTCTCGTGCCCCATACCACACCATAGAAGATATCATACTGACTTTGAGTAGTGCCAAAAGGATGGCCAGGCGAAGGGGGAGAAGGCTCCACAGACCAACCAGCCTTGGGAAGTAGATATGGAGAATCGGGAAATTCAGGCGGAGCTATTATAGGAGCAAGCAAAGCCACGATCATAAAGAAAATCACGAGAACCAAGCCCAAACACGCCGTAGGATTCTTAAGAAGCTTCTTTAAGATCCACCAGCTTCCTCTCATTCCAGTCTCACCC contains:
- a CDS encoding ABC transporter permease, which codes for MRGSWWILKKLLKNPTACLGLVLVIFFMIVALLAPIIAPPEFPDSPYLLPKAGWSVEPSPPSPGHPFGTTQSQYDIFYGVVWGTRTAFKVGLITVGFSALIGVIIGSIAGYYGGWIEETLMRITDIFMAFPFLVAAMVLTTILGRGLDKVMIALIAFGWMGYARVIRGSFLSAKEEQYVMAAKAVGVKDIVIIFKHLLPNTIFPVIIQASMNMGSMVVTASALSFLGVGAPEGYADWGQMISYARNWIIGAPGEAFKYWYTVFYPGMAIVLFVLAWNLLGDALRDLLDPRLRGVGRGR